A window from Cellulomonas sp. C5510 encodes these proteins:
- a CDS encoding zinc-dependent alcohol dehydrogenase translates to MRAMVYRGPYKVRVEEKDVPGIEHPNDAVVKVVRAAICGSDLHLYHGMMPDTRIGHTFGHEFVGVVEQVGPSVQNLQVGDRVMVPFNIFCGTCFFCARGLYSNCHNVNPNATAVGGIYGYSHTTGGYDGGQAQYVRVPFADVGPRVIPDWLDDEDALMMTDALSTGYFGAQLADIAEGDTVAVLGAGPVGLFAARSAWLMGAGRVVVIDQLDYRLRKAEEFAYAETRNYTHHDDIVVEMKKATDGLGFDRVIEAVGAEADGNLIQHVTAAKLKLQGGSPVALNWAIDGVRKGGTVSVMGAYGPIFSAVKFGDAMNKGLTLRMNQAPVARQWPRLLEHIRNGYLKPSDVITHRIPLEHIAEGYHLMSSKLDGIIKPVIVPAED, encoded by the coding sequence ATGCGCGCCATGGTGTACCGAGGGCCGTACAAGGTCCGCGTGGAGGAGAAGGACGTCCCGGGGATCGAGCACCCGAACGACGCGGTGGTGAAGGTGGTGCGGGCGGCGATCTGCGGCTCCGACCTGCACCTCTACCACGGCATGATGCCGGACACCCGGATCGGGCACACGTTCGGGCACGAGTTCGTCGGGGTGGTCGAGCAGGTCGGCCCCTCCGTGCAGAACCTGCAGGTCGGGGACCGCGTGATGGTGCCGTTCAACATCTTCTGCGGGACCTGCTTCTTCTGCGCGCGGGGACTGTACTCGAACTGCCACAACGTGAACCCGAACGCGACCGCCGTCGGCGGTATCTACGGGTACTCGCACACGACCGGCGGCTACGACGGCGGCCAGGCGCAGTACGTGCGGGTGCCGTTCGCGGACGTCGGCCCGCGGGTGATCCCGGACTGGCTGGACGACGAGGACGCGCTGATGATGACGGACGCGCTGTCCACCGGGTACTTCGGGGCGCAGCTCGCGGACATCGCGGAGGGCGACACGGTCGCGGTGCTCGGCGCCGGGCCGGTGGGGCTGTTCGCGGCTCGGTCCGCGTGGCTCATGGGCGCGGGGCGGGTCGTCGTGATCGACCAGCTCGACTACCGGCTGCGGAAGGCGGAGGAGTTCGCGTACGCCGAGACCCGCAACTACACGCACCACGACGACATCGTGGTCGAGATGAAGAAGGCCACCGACGGCCTGGGGTTCGACCGGGTGATCGAGGCGGTCGGCGCCGAGGCGGACGGCAACCTGATCCAGCACGTCACCGCCGCCAAGCTCAAGCTGCAGGGCGGGTCCCCGGTCGCGCTGAACTGGGCGATCGACGGCGTCCGCAAGGGCGGCACCGTCTCGGTGATGGGCGCCTACGGGCCGATCTTCTCCGCCGTGAAGTTCGGCGACGCGATGAACAAGGGCCTGACGCTGCGGATGAACCAGGCGCCGGTCGCCCGGCAGTGGCCGCGCCTGCTCGAGCACATCCGCAACGGCTACCTGAAGCCGTCGGACGTCATCACGCACCGCATCCCCCTGGAGCACATCGCTGAGGGGTACCACCTGATGTCGTCGAAGCTCGACGGGATCATCAAGCCGGTCATCGTCCCGGCCGAGGACTGA
- a CDS encoding OsmC family protein → MPIPEENAVTVAAGSLHLEDATIRLPHRWTEGGVEVRTTFTGAHLLHLAVAGCVLNDLFREAEALGVPLDGAEVTATGGFDTATWASTGVDYAVRLSGPSPTDAARLLAAVDAVAEIPRALRQGAPVRRADGLGVTPPATPRAPRA, encoded by the coding sequence GTGCCGATCCCCGAGGAGAACGCCGTCACCGTCGCCGCCGGCTCACTGCACCTCGAGGACGCGACGATCCGGCTCCCCCACCGCTGGACGGAGGGCGGCGTGGAGGTGCGCACCACGTTCACCGGCGCGCACCTGCTGCACCTCGCGGTCGCGGGGTGCGTCCTGAACGACCTGTTCCGGGAGGCCGAGGCGCTCGGTGTCCCGCTGGACGGCGCGGAGGTGACCGCCACCGGTGGCTTCGACACCGCGACGTGGGCGTCCACGGGCGTCGACTACGCGGTGCGGCTGTCCGGCCCGTCGCCCACCGACGCCGCGCGCCTGCTCGCCGCCGTGGACGCCGTCGCCGAGATCCCCCGGGCGCTCCGCCAGGGCGCGCCGGTGCGGCGCGCGGACGGCCTCGGCGTCACCCCGCCCGCCACCCCGCGAGCTCCGCGCGCGTGA
- a CDS encoding LuxR C-terminal-related transcriptional regulator, which translates to METEGFGVTVRAVQRWLPRGRDVLVRGDRGSGKTSVLEALLADASRRGTTGVLLRASGSGDLAALLDHASAPVRVPDGTALADWLVEELPTRRSVLLLDDADRVDAASLAVVRRVLGRTPCLLVATTTADPLRDASAGLREVLVHRPPAVVRVQPFGFRAVSGLLAAVLGAPADAGLTAAVMAQSGGNPRAVVALADAARASGAVRRTDGLWVDAGGAADVTAEAVAFTFLADAPREHVEGLELLAATGPVPAEVAERLVPAPVLAELADSGRVVSHETPGSGEVLGVVPPALARALRARVGPVRRRQLAGRVTAAAGATFAPVGPRQDDLTAVLLREAPGEDDAYWRWTAELAGLVHERTTVEEAARRSAWVAAPTVATANAYLALLMRRPAAEQLAAVFAGTRPGDRDAAEDRVLHAYYRMRWAAWAGLPDEEIEAGLARAGADLGPLLRLRDLKRRLVADLAAGRPPHELVEEAPAAPPLRFLRGWSSVVRAAALLEAGRPAEALRACEADVPDDADPEVVHYRAALRGESLLMSGRLAEAEQWERRLLDAASDAVDALGIRVHACVLAEVLYFAGQPDAAWRVVSTSLRLGAAGPIETTFHRRGLTLGAVLQAHTGNHTLGQVLLRELDKTPRAYHPLVRSLHVLARVALATASGDRATPGQTAWQAGQRYAEAGLLQPALLAWVGGPASLTPARADTVREVLARTSVPLIEPYVRLLLAVADRDPEAAARHLAATRAEVAPALVRAGEELLGIAPSEPDGARPRLVRVEPLSGREQEVAVLAREGLTNRQIADRLYLSVRTVENHMSRALRKLGYVTRAELAGWRAG; encoded by the coding sequence GTGGAGACCGAGGGGTTCGGGGTGACCGTCCGGGCGGTGCAGCGGTGGCTGCCCCGGGGCAGGGACGTCCTCGTGCGCGGCGACCGCGGGTCGGGCAAGACGAGCGTGCTCGAGGCGCTGCTGGCCGACGCGTCGCGGCGCGGGACCACCGGTGTGCTCCTGCGCGCCTCCGGCTCGGGTGACCTGGCTGCCCTGCTGGACCACGCCTCGGCACCCGTGCGCGTCCCTGACGGGACCGCGCTCGCGGACTGGCTCGTCGAGGAGCTGCCGACCCGGCGCAGCGTCCTGCTGCTCGACGACGCCGACCGGGTGGACGCCGCCAGCCTGGCGGTGGTCCGGCGCGTGCTCGGGCGCACCCCGTGCCTGCTGGTGGCCACGACGACGGCGGACCCGCTGCGGGACGCGTCCGCCGGTCTCCGGGAGGTGCTGGTCCACCGCCCGCCCGCGGTGGTGCGCGTGCAGCCGTTCGGCTTCCGGGCCGTGTCGGGCCTGCTCGCGGCGGTGCTCGGCGCGCCCGCGGACGCCGGTCTCACCGCCGCCGTGATGGCGCAGAGCGGCGGGAACCCCCGCGCCGTGGTCGCTCTCGCTGACGCCGCGCGGGCCTCAGGGGCCGTCCGGCGCACGGACGGCCTGTGGGTCGACGCCGGCGGGGCGGCCGACGTGACGGCTGAGGCCGTCGCGTTCACGTTCCTCGCGGACGCGCCCCGGGAGCACGTCGAGGGGCTGGAGCTCCTCGCAGCGACGGGTCCCGTGCCTGCCGAGGTGGCGGAGCGCCTCGTCCCGGCGCCGGTGCTGGCCGAGCTCGCGGACTCCGGCCGCGTGGTGAGCCACGAGACGCCAGGATCGGGGGAGGTCCTGGGCGTCGTGCCGCCGGCCTTGGCACGCGCCCTGCGCGCGCGGGTCGGACCGGTGCGCCGCCGGCAGCTGGCCGGCAGGGTCACGGCTGCCGCGGGCGCGACGTTCGCCCCGGTCGGGCCGCGGCAGGACGACCTCACGGCCGTCCTGCTCCGCGAGGCGCCCGGGGAGGACGACGCCTACTGGAGGTGGACGGCCGAGCTCGCCGGCCTCGTGCACGAGCGGACCACCGTCGAGGAGGCGGCCCGGCGCTCCGCGTGGGTCGCCGCCCCCACGGTGGCGACCGCGAACGCCTACCTGGCGCTGCTCATGCGCCGCCCCGCCGCCGAGCAGCTCGCCGCCGTGTTCGCGGGGACCCGCCCGGGAGACCGCGACGCCGCCGAGGACCGCGTGCTCCACGCGTACTACCGGATGCGGTGGGCGGCGTGGGCGGGGCTGCCCGACGAGGAGATCGAGGCGGGGCTCGCGCGCGCCGGCGCCGACCTCGGCCCGCTCCTGCGGCTGCGGGACCTCAAGCGGCGGCTGGTCGCCGACCTGGCCGCCGGGCGCCCGCCCCACGAGCTCGTGGAGGAGGCGCCCGCCGCCCCGCCGCTGCGGTTCCTCCGCGGCTGGTCGTCGGTGGTGCGCGCCGCCGCCCTCCTGGAGGCCGGTCGGCCCGCCGAGGCGCTGCGGGCGTGCGAGGCGGACGTCCCGGACGACGCCGACCCGGAGGTCGTGCACTACCGGGCGGCGCTGCGGGGCGAGAGCCTGCTGATGTCCGGGCGGCTCGCCGAGGCCGAGCAGTGGGAGCGCCGGCTGCTCGACGCCGCCTCCGATGCCGTGGACGCGCTCGGCATCCGGGTGCACGCGTGCGTCCTGGCGGAGGTCCTGTACTTCGCCGGGCAGCCCGACGCCGCGTGGCGCGTGGTGAGCACGTCGCTGCGGCTCGGCGCCGCGGGCCCGATCGAGACGACGTTCCACCGCCGCGGGCTGACGCTCGGGGCGGTGCTGCAGGCTCACACGGGCAACCACACGCTCGGGCAGGTGCTGCTGCGCGAGCTCGACAAGACGCCGCGGGCGTACCACCCGCTGGTGCGCTCGCTGCACGTCCTGGCCCGCGTCGCGCTCGCCACGGCGTCCGGGGACCGCGCGACGCCCGGGCAGACCGCGTGGCAGGCGGGGCAGCGGTACGCCGAGGCGGGCCTGCTGCAGCCCGCGCTGCTGGCCTGGGTCGGCGGCCCCGCGAGCCTGACACCGGCACGCGCCGACACGGTGCGGGAGGTCCTCGCGCGGACCTCCGTGCCGCTGATCGAGCCGTACGTGCGGCTGCTGCTGGCCGTCGCGGACCGTGACCCGGAGGCTGCCGCTCGCCACCTGGCTGCGACGCGCGCCGAGGTCGCCCCGGCGCTGGTGCGGGCCGGTGAGGAGCTGCTGGGCATCGCCCCGTCGGAGCCGGACGGCGCGCGCCCCCGGCTGGTGCGCGTGGAGCCGCTCTCCGGACGCGAGCAGGAGGTCGCCGTCCTCGCGCGGGAGGGCCTCACCAACCGGCAGATCGCCGACCGGCTGTACCTGAGCGTGCGTACCGTCGAGAACCACATGAGCCGCGCGCTCCGCAAGCTCGGCTACGTCACGCGCGCGGAGCTCGCGGGGTGGCGGGCGGGGTGA
- the mscL gene encoding large conductance mechanosensitive channel protein MscL: MSDALRQGLRSTTERARGLSGVFQGFKDFVSRGNAVELAVGVVIGAAFGAVVAAVQAGLIGPLIAMIFGKPDISNLWVISGRNDAEINVGVILDALLQFLITAAAVYFVIVLPLNKLAERRKRGIEAEPARPSEDILLLQEIRDLLAARQGATPPPAPGTPPADSGPGAHAAPQPPL, translated from the coding sequence ATGAGCGACGCACTACGCCAGGGCCTGCGCAGCACCACGGAGCGCGCACGGGGTCTCTCGGGCGTCTTCCAGGGGTTCAAGGACTTCGTCTCGCGGGGCAACGCCGTCGAGCTCGCCGTCGGCGTCGTCATCGGCGCCGCGTTCGGCGCGGTGGTGGCGGCCGTGCAGGCCGGGCTGATCGGCCCGCTGATCGCCATGATCTTCGGCAAGCCGGACATCTCGAACCTCTGGGTGATCAGCGGCCGGAACGACGCCGAGATCAACGTCGGCGTGATCCTCGACGCGCTGCTGCAGTTCCTAATCACCGCGGCGGCGGTCTACTTCGTCATCGTGCTGCCGCTGAACAAGCTGGCCGAGCGCCGCAAGCGGGGCATCGAGGCCGAGCCGGCCCGTCCGTCGGAGGACATCCTGCTGCTCCAGGAGATCCGCGACCTGCTCGCCGCGAGGCAGGGTGCCACGCCGCCTCCGGCCCCCGGCACGCCGCCGGCCGACTCGGGCCCCGGCGCGCACGCCGCGCCGCAGCCCCCGCTCTGA